A single window of Vibrio gazogenes DNA harbors:
- the rimK gene encoding 30S ribosomal protein S6--L-glutamate ligase, with protein MKIGILSRNSSLYSTQRLIEACKERGHDYKVIDALRCYMNINSEKPEIHFKGEQLSGFGAIIPRIGASVTFYGTAVLRQFEMMGVYPVNESVAISRSRDKLRSMQLLSRKGIGMPITGFASKPDDIKDLLNMVGGAPVVIKLLEGTQGIGVVLAENRKAAESVIEAFMGLKAHIMVQEYVKEAGGADIRCFVIGDKVIASMKRQGAEGEFRSNLHRGGTATLIKISPQERKTAIDAAKIMGLNVAGVDLLRSARGPLVMEVNSSPGLEGIEKATGKDIAGMIIDFAEKNALLKTTRTRGRG; from the coding sequence ATGAAAATCGGCATTCTTTCAAGAAACAGTTCACTCTATTCAACCCAACGACTGATTGAAGCATGTAAAGAACGGGGACATGATTACAAAGTGATCGATGCTTTACGCTGTTACATGAATATCAACTCAGAAAAACCGGAAATCCACTTTAAAGGAGAGCAGTTATCTGGATTTGGCGCCATCATTCCACGTATCGGCGCGTCTGTGACCTTTTACGGCACCGCGGTCTTACGTCAGTTTGAAATGATGGGGGTTTATCCGGTCAATGAATCTGTCGCAATCAGTCGTTCCAGAGACAAACTTCGTTCTATGCAATTACTGTCCAGAAAAGGCATTGGTATGCCGATCACCGGATTTGCCAGCAAACCCGATGATATTAAGGACTTATTAAACATGGTCGGCGGAGCGCCGGTTGTGATCAAGCTCCTTGAAGGAACCCAAGGGATTGGTGTCGTTTTAGCAGAAAACCGCAAAGCAGCGGAAAGTGTGATTGAAGCCTTTATGGGGCTCAAAGCACACATTATGGTGCAAGAATATGTGAAGGAAGCCGGTGGCGCAGATATCCGCTGTTTTGTGATTGGTGATAAAGTCATTGCCTCAATGAAACGTCAAGGCGCTGAAGGCGAATTTCGTTCAAACCTACACCGTGGCGGGACAGCAACACTGATCAAAATTTCGCCTCAAGAGAGAAAAACCGCTATTGATGCAGCAAAGATTATGGGGCTCAATGTTGCCGGAGTTGACCTACTCCGCTCTGCTCGTGGCCCACTGGTGATGGAAGTCAATTCATCTCCCGGTTTAGAAGGTATTGAAAAAGCGACAGGTAAAGATATCGCTGGCATGATCATTGATTTTGCCGAGAAGAATGCGCTTTTGAAAACAACAAGAACACGGGGACGAGGATAA
- a CDS encoding sodium-dependent transporter produces MAQSSSRDFFASRLGFILSASGAAVGLGNIWGFPTQVASNGGGAFLLVYLVLIAFVAFPMLVVEMAIGRHGQANPVDSMRALSSDPKAQKLAAGVGWLGLSVPCAVLAFYSIVGGWIICFFLAALCQLLGWAELSLWLEGFSVERNLFGTVIFYVLTILIVQGGVKQGIEKWSTRLMPALFVLFAVLFIYILMQDGAIEGLKQYLIPDFTKIWNKDLILAAMGQGFFSLTIGGCSMLVYGSYLSKKENLPKMALSVTLVDTGVAFIAGLVVMPAMFVAMKQGVEIYAADGSLLNSDTLVFRVLPMMFESLGIFGQFFAIVFFLLLTIAALTSSISMLECPVTLVSERWNTSRNGTTWALGGAIALFSVVVLYHFSALFGLVVMLATQYLQPLAALMFCLLGGWVWRHRAKITELQHGFPGVSQHWFGRLWPAYIKYVCPFFVVAVMWFSLFS; encoded by the coding sequence ATGGCACAATCTTCTTCGCGTGATTTTTTCGCGTCTCGACTTGGTTTCATTCTTTCGGCTTCAGGTGCTGCGGTAGGGCTGGGCAATATTTGGGGGTTCCCGACTCAGGTTGCCAGTAATGGTGGCGGTGCTTTCCTGTTAGTCTATCTGGTTCTGATTGCTTTTGTTGCATTTCCGATGTTGGTCGTTGAAATGGCGATTGGACGCCACGGTCAAGCAAATCCAGTTGATAGCATGCGTGCTCTTTCTTCTGATCCGAAAGCTCAGAAACTGGCCGCCGGTGTGGGGTGGTTGGGGTTAAGTGTTCCCTGTGCTGTACTTGCGTTTTACAGTATTGTTGGGGGCTGGATCATCTGTTTCTTTCTGGCCGCTCTCTGTCAGTTATTGGGATGGGCAGAACTCTCCCTGTGGTTAGAAGGTTTCTCTGTTGAGCGCAACTTGTTCGGAACCGTAATTTTCTATGTTCTAACAATTCTGATTGTTCAGGGGGGAGTAAAGCAGGGGATCGAAAAATGGTCGACACGTTTGATGCCAGCTCTGTTTGTCCTCTTTGCCGTATTGTTCATTTATATTTTGATGCAAGACGGAGCCATTGAAGGGCTCAAGCAGTATCTGATTCCCGATTTTACAAAAATATGGAATAAAGACCTGATTTTAGCTGCGATGGGGCAAGGGTTCTTCTCGCTGACAATCGGTGGTTGCTCGATGCTGGTGTATGGCTCTTATTTGAGTAAAAAAGAAAATCTCCCCAAAATGGCGTTGAGCGTCACACTGGTTGATACTGGGGTGGCCTTCATTGCCGGATTGGTTGTCATGCCCGCTATGTTTGTGGCAATGAAACAAGGTGTTGAGATTTATGCAGCGGATGGAAGCTTACTCAATTCTGATACCTTGGTTTTTCGTGTATTACCCATGATGTTTGAGAGTTTGGGCATTTTCGGACAATTTTTTGCTATTGTCTTCTTTTTGTTATTGACGATTGCTGCGCTGACTTCATCCATATCAATGCTTGAATGTCCGGTGACGCTTGTGAGTGAGCGATGGAATACCAGCCGAAATGGTACAACGTGGGCTCTGGGTGGCGCTATTGCACTCTTTAGTGTTGTGGTGCTCTATCATTTCTCGGCACTTTTTGGATTGGTAGTGATGTTGGCGACACAATACCTACAACCGCTTGCAGCCTTGATGTTCTGTCTGCTTGGCGGATGGGTTTGGCGTCATCGTGCTAAGATTACAGAACTTCAGCATGGTTTTCCGGGCGTATCTCAACACTGGTTTGGACGTTTATGGCCAGCATATATTAAATATGTCTGCCCTTTCTTTGTTGTTGCTGTGATGTGGTTCTCTCTATTTTCTTAG
- the dinB gene encoding DNA polymerase IV, producing the protein MTNKIIHIDLDCYYAAVEARDDPSLRGIPLAIGGSQFGRGVLSTCSYEARQYGIRSAMPTAHALRLCPHLTVISGNMEKYKAVSQQIREIFTRYTDVIEPLSLDEAYLDVTDSSLFQGSATLIAQDIRKTIESELNLTASAGVAPIKFVAKVASDINKPNGICVIPPSELHSFIEGLALGKIPGVGKVTLEKLHKLGLFYGKDVKAYEHHLLVKHFGRFGQTLWDRCHGVDKRAVEVSRVRKSVGVERTFSTDIYTEAECLAVIDRLYPDLVTRLEKASPGKEIIRQGIKLKFDDFKQTTVEHKQQTLDKDFFAALLRDALLRQQGRGIRLIGLSVGLNIEQSEKEQMSFDW; encoded by the coding sequence ATGACGAATAAAATCATTCACATAGATCTTGATTGTTATTATGCAGCGGTTGAAGCGCGAGATGATCCCAGCCTGAGAGGTATTCCATTGGCGATCGGAGGGTCTCAGTTTGGACGCGGGGTTCTCTCTACTTGTAGCTATGAGGCGCGTCAATATGGTATTCGTTCAGCAATGCCAACTGCCCACGCACTCAGACTATGTCCGCATTTGACGGTGATTTCTGGAAATATGGAGAAATACAAAGCTGTTTCTCAGCAAATCCGTGAAATTTTTACCCGATATACCGATGTGATTGAACCTCTGTCTTTAGATGAAGCCTATTTGGATGTAACGGATTCCTCGTTATTTCAAGGCTCTGCGACCTTGATTGCCCAAGATATCAGAAAGACCATTGAATCTGAGCTGAATTTAACTGCGAGTGCAGGGGTTGCCCCCATTAAATTTGTTGCGAAAGTGGCCTCAGATATAAATAAACCAAATGGGATTTGTGTCATTCCCCCGAGTGAGTTGCATTCCTTTATTGAGGGGTTAGCTCTGGGAAAAATTCCCGGTGTAGGAAAAGTCACATTAGAAAAACTACACAAGTTAGGTCTGTTTTATGGCAAGGATGTCAAAGCATATGAACATCATCTGCTGGTCAAACACTTTGGCCGGTTTGGTCAAACATTGTGGGACAGATGCCACGGTGTCGATAAGAGAGCCGTTGAAGTTTCCAGAGTGAGAAAATCCGTCGGTGTTGAAAGAACATTTAGTACAGATATTTATACGGAAGCAGAATGCTTAGCGGTGATTGACCGATTATATCCAGACTTAGTCACTCGACTTGAAAAAGCATCCCCGGGAAAGGAAATTATCCGCCAAGGGATAAAGTTGAAATTTGATGATTTTAAGCAAACGACAGTTGAGCATAAACAACAGACATTAGATAAAGATTTTTTTGCTGCATTATTGCGAGATGCGTTGTTGAGGCAACAAGGTCGGGGGATTCGTCTTATCGGTCTGTCAGTTGGACTAAATATCGAGCAAAGTGAAAAAGAACAGATGAGCTTCGATTGGTGA
- a CDS encoding M23 family metallopeptidase: MFKKKYMYVGLVLLGISSGAMAHSLYPNTTPHEIPQSKLTSSELPNLLIGDNEFVYQPHFRPFDIDRFLADNQPSWRAHKESLKHWAGATGVDPRVLLTTLMVIHPKQVPTANEIKAVANQLSQHFYYYDSHKSLTQKNYNAATLAVVQQLPALADWMNWQRQYEQWFGPILPAQKAQQKVKPASPALALAPAISDANYDLGIIQWPWMQGYSWIPNGPHSHTGDGYPLSSIDVSYNWPRWGENTYSVTAAHDGYVTVMSRCQVRVTNPNGWATNYYHMDWIQVENDQWVTRDTELGIYANQRSTALCEGGSSTGPHLHFSLLYQGRFQSLQGVQLGPYQIQVGRYNYDNDCRYSWLYDTRTRRKVCLNQSVDNPAR, from the coding sequence ATGTTTAAAAAAAAATATATGTATGTCGGATTAGTGTTGCTAGGTATAAGCAGTGGTGCTATGGCTCATTCTTTATATCCCAACACGACTCCCCACGAAATCCCACAGTCAAAGCTAACCAGTAGTGAGCTGCCAAATCTTTTGATCGGTGATAACGAGTTTGTCTACCAGCCCCATTTTCGACCATTTGATATCGATCGTTTTTTAGCGGATAACCAACCTTCATGGCGGGCACACAAGGAATCACTGAAGCATTGGGCAGGAGCAACCGGTGTTGATCCCAGAGTGCTGTTAACGACACTAATGGTTATTCATCCAAAACAAGTACCGACAGCGAATGAGATTAAAGCCGTAGCAAATCAGTTGTCACAACATTTCTACTACTACGATTCACACAAATCACTGACCCAGAAAAATTACAATGCTGCCACTTTGGCGGTTGTACAGCAATTGCCGGCATTAGCAGATTGGATGAATTGGCAACGTCAATATGAACAGTGGTTCGGTCCGATCCTCCCTGCACAAAAAGCACAGCAGAAAGTAAAACCAGCATCTCCAGCTCTTGCTTTAGCGCCTGCGATTTCTGATGCTAATTATGACCTCGGTATTATCCAATGGCCATGGATGCAAGGCTATTCATGGATACCCAATGGCCCACATTCACACACTGGAGATGGATATCCTTTATCATCTATCGATGTTTCCTATAACTGGCCACGTTGGGGAGAGAACACTTATAGTGTTACAGCCGCTCATGATGGTTACGTGACAGTCATGTCTCGTTGTCAGGTAAGAGTGACCAACCCCAACGGATGGGCAACGAACTACTATCATATGGACTGGATTCAAGTAGAAAATGACCAATGGGTCACGAGAGATACTGAATTAGGTATTTATGCGAACCAACGTTCAACCGCTCTTTGTGAAGGCGGTTCATCGACGGGCCCACATTTGCATTTTTCTTTACTTTATCAAGGTCGTTTTCAATCTTTACAGGGCGTTCAGCTAGGCCCATACCAAATTCAGGTTGGCCGTTACAACTATGATAATGATTGTCGCTATAGTTGGCTATACGACACGCGAACTCGACGCAAAGTGTGCCTGAATCAAAGTGTTGACAACCCAGCTCGTTAG
- a CDS encoding PA0069 family radical SAM protein, translated as MSRDVSGKRFQSRGTMSAIPGRFDVRIIETEDEFHSVSSPDTEIRYEYAKTLITSNQSPDIPFRLSVNPYRGCEHGCIYCFARPTHAYLDLSPGIDFETRLTAKINAPEIFEKELRNPNYQCQPIALGINTDAYQPIEKELKLTQKLLNIAYEYKQPISLITKSSLILRDIDLLQSMASEHLIHVGVSLTTLDNDLSRRLEPRAVPGAVRLKMIRALKERNIPVTVMIAPVIPFINDHEMENLVQASVEAGAERVGYVMLRLPHEVAPLFEDWLKIHFPLRAERVLNHLRSLHGGQLYQSEFGKRMTGNGVYADFIRQRFYLARRKAGGDQRESAILDSSHFRLPPRSGEQITLF; from the coding sequence ATGTCACGCGATGTATCAGGGAAGCGGTTTCAAAGTCGTGGAACGATGTCAGCTATCCCAGGGCGTTTTGATGTCCGTATTATAGAAACAGAGGATGAGTTTCATTCCGTCTCTTCACCGGACACGGAAATTCGCTACGAATACGCCAAGACTTTGATTACCTCAAATCAATCACCGGATATTCCGTTCCGCCTTTCAGTGAATCCATATCGCGGCTGTGAGCATGGTTGTATTTATTGTTTTGCCCGACCGACACATGCGTATCTGGATCTTTCTCCCGGCATTGATTTTGAAACACGTCTGACAGCCAAGATCAATGCCCCCGAGATTTTTGAAAAAGAGCTCAGAAATCCGAATTATCAGTGTCAACCCATTGCGCTTGGTATTAATACCGATGCCTATCAACCCATAGAGAAAGAGCTAAAGCTTACCCAAAAATTGTTGAATATTGCCTATGAATATAAACAACCAATTTCATTGATCACGAAAAGCTCTCTGATTTTGAGGGATATCGACTTATTGCAATCGATGGCATCAGAACACCTGATTCATGTCGGTGTTAGTTTGACGACGCTCGATAATGATTTATCGCGCAGGCTCGAACCTAGAGCCGTTCCGGGGGCTGTTCGCTTGAAAATGATCCGTGCCTTAAAGGAGAGAAATATACCAGTAACCGTGATGATCGCACCAGTGATCCCGTTTATTAACGATCATGAAATGGAGAATCTCGTACAGGCGAGTGTTGAAGCTGGTGCTGAGCGTGTTGGATATGTGATGTTACGTTTGCCTCATGAAGTTGCTCCTTTATTTGAAGATTGGTTAAAGATACATTTCCCGCTAAGGGCTGAGCGAGTTCTTAATCATCTCCGTAGTCTGCATGGCGGACAGCTTTATCAAAGCGAATTTGGTAAACGAATGACCGGCAATGGTGTTTATGCTGATTTCATTCGACAACGTTTTTATCTGGCAAGGCGTAAAGCTGGGGGTGATCAGCGTGAGTCCGCTATATTAGATAGCAGTCATTTCCGGTTACCTCCCCGTAGTGGGGAACAAATCACGCTATTCTGA
- the nqrM gene encoding (Na+)-NQR maturation NqrM, producing the protein MSTFLITFAMFVVVIAAMAVGYIFQKKMVSGSCGGLGAVGIEKVCNCPEPCDARKKREAKAAARADRLAEWNKDRIV; encoded by the coding sequence ATGAGTACTTTCCTAATCACTTTTGCAATGTTTGTTGTTGTGATTGCAGCGATGGCGGTTGGATATATATTCCAAAAGAAAATGGTGAGTGGTAGCTGTGGTGGTTTGGGGGCTGTCGGTATTGAAAAAGTCTGCAACTGTCCAGAACCTTGTGATGCTCGCAAGAAGCGTGAAGCTAAAGCGGCGGCTAGAGCTGATCGTTTAGCTGAATGGAACAAAGACCGTATTGTTTAA
- the nqrF gene encoding NADH:ubiquinone reductase (Na(+)-transporting) subunit F: MDIILGVVMFTLIVLVLVLVILFAKSKLVPTGDITILINDDPEKAIVTSPGGKLLGALAGSGIFVSSACGGGGSCGQCKVRVKSGGGDILPTELSHISKGEAREGERLACQVSVKADMEIELPEEIFGVKKWDCTVISNDSKATFIKELKLQIPDGESVPFRAGGYIQIEAPAHHIKYSDFDVPEEYRSDWEKFNLFRYESKVDEDIIRAYSMANYPEEFGIIMLNVRIATPPPNNPNVPPGQMSSYIWSLKEGDKVTISGPFGEFFAKDTDAEMVFIGGGAGMAPMRSHIFDQLKRLKSQRKISFWYGARSKREMFYVEDFDALQEENDNFKWFCALSDPLPEDNWDGYTGFIHNVLYENYLKEHEAPEDCEYYMCGPPVMNAAVINMLKELGVEEENILLDDFGG; the protein is encoded by the coding sequence ATGGACATTATTCTTGGTGTAGTGATGTTTACTCTGATTGTACTAGTTTTAGTTTTGGTGATTCTGTTCGCCAAATCTAAGCTTGTTCCAACAGGTGACATTACGATTCTAATTAATGACGATCCTGAGAAAGCGATCGTCACGAGCCCGGGTGGTAAACTTCTGGGCGCATTGGCGGGATCTGGTATTTTCGTATCATCCGCTTGTGGTGGTGGTGGCTCTTGTGGTCAGTGTAAAGTAAGAGTTAAATCCGGTGGTGGCGACATTCTTCCTACAGAATTAAGCCATATTTCCAAAGGTGAAGCTCGTGAAGGTGAGCGTCTGGCATGTCAGGTTTCCGTCAAAGCAGATATGGAAATTGAATTACCGGAAGAAATCTTTGGGGTTAAAAAATGGGACTGTACTGTTATCTCCAATGATAGCAAAGCGACTTTCATTAAGGAGCTGAAGTTACAAATCCCTGATGGTGAGTCTGTACCGTTCCGTGCGGGTGGATATATCCAGATTGAAGCGCCAGCGCACCATATTAAGTATTCAGATTTTGATGTTCCTGAAGAGTACCGCTCTGACTGGGAAAAATTTAATCTGTTCCGTTACGAATCGAAAGTTGACGAAGACATCATTCGGGCATATTCGATGGCAAACTACCCTGAAGAATTTGGCATTATTATGCTGAATGTTCGGATTGCAACTCCGCCACCGAATAATCCAAATGTACCGCCAGGCCAAATGTCATCTTATATCTGGTCTCTGAAAGAGGGAGATAAGGTTACTATTTCTGGTCCATTTGGTGAGTTCTTTGCCAAAGATACCGATGCAGAAATGGTCTTTATCGGTGGTGGTGCTGGTATGGCGCCAATGCGCTCACATATCTTTGATCAACTGAAACGCCTGAAGTCTCAGCGTAAGATCAGTTTCTGGTATGGTGCTCGTTCGAAGCGTGAAATGTTCTATGTAGAAGATTTCGATGCTTTACAAGAAGAGAACGATAACTTTAAGTGGTTCTGTGCGCTGTCTGATCCATTACCAGAAGACAATTGGGATGGTTATACTGGCTTTATTCACAACGTTCTGTATGAGAACTATCTGAAGGAGCATGAAGCGCCAGAAGATTGTGAATACTACATGTGTGGGCCACCAGTGATGAATGCTGCTGTCATTAACATGCTGAAAGAGCTGGGTGTCGAAGAAGAAAATATTCTTCTTGATGACTTTGGCGGTTAA
- the nqrE gene encoding NADH:ubiquinone reductase (Na(+)-transporting) subunit E, translating into MEHYISLLVRSIFLENMALAFFLGMCTFLAVSKQVKTAFGLGIAVTVVLTISVPVNNLVYNLVLKENALVDGIDLTFLNFITFIGVIAALVQILEMVLDRFFPPLYNALGIFLPLITVNCAIFGGVSFMVQREYDFAESIVYGFGSGAGWMLAIVALAGIREKMKYSDVPPGLRGLGITFITVGLMALGFMSFSGVQL; encoded by the coding sequence ATGGAACATTATATTAGTTTACTCGTACGATCCATTTTCCTGGAAAACATGGCGCTGGCTTTCTTTCTGGGGATGTGTACGTTTCTGGCTGTTTCAAAACAAGTCAAAACAGCATTTGGCTTGGGAATTGCCGTTACGGTTGTGTTAACCATTTCCGTGCCAGTCAATAACTTGGTTTATAACCTTGTTTTGAAAGAAAATGCACTGGTTGATGGTATTGATCTGACTTTCCTGAACTTCATCACTTTCATCGGGGTAATCGCGGCGTTAGTACAGATTCTGGAAATGGTTCTTGACCGTTTCTTCCCACCTTTATATAACGCACTGGGTATTTTCTTACCGCTCATTACGGTGAACTGTGCGATCTTTGGTGGTGTATCGTTTATGGTACAACGCGAATATGATTTTGCTGAGTCAATTGTTTATGGCTTTGGCTCCGGTGCTGGTTGGATGCTTGCGATCGTTGCGCTTGCAGGTATCCGTGAGAAAATGAAATATTCTGACGTCCCTCCCGGGTTACGTGGTCTTGGTATCACGTTTATCACGGTTGGTTTGATGGCGTTAGGCTTTATGTCATTCTCTGGTGTTCAACTGTAA
- a CDS encoding NADH:ubiquinone reductase (Na(+)-transporting) subunit D, producing MSTVKDLKKSLLGPVLDNNPIALQVLGVCSALAVTTKLETAFVMTVAVMFVTALSNFFVSLIRNHIPNSVRIIVQMAIIASLVIVVDQVLKAYLYEISKQLSVFVGLIITNCIVMGRAEAFAMKEAPIPSLIDGIANGLGYGFVLISVGFFRELFGSGKIFGMEVLPLVNNGGWYQPNGLMLLAPSAFFLIGFLIWGIRVFKPEQVEAKE from the coding sequence ATGTCTACTGTGAAAGATCTGAAAAAGAGTCTGTTAGGGCCGGTGTTGGACAACAACCCCATTGCTCTACAGGTCCTTGGCGTATGTTCCGCACTAGCGGTCACAACGAAGCTTGAAACAGCATTTGTTATGACAGTAGCGGTCATGTTTGTAACCGCGCTTTCTAACTTTTTCGTTTCATTGATTCGTAACCACATCCCTAACAGTGTGCGTATCATTGTCCAGATGGCAATTATAGCTTCGTTGGTAATCGTGGTTGACCAAGTTCTGAAAGCATATCTTTATGAGATTTCCAAACAACTTTCAGTTTTTGTTGGCTTGATCATCACGAACTGTATTGTTATGGGACGAGCTGAAGCATTTGCGATGAAAGAAGCACCAATTCCTTCTTTAATTGACGGAATTGCAAATGGTCTGGGTTATGGTTTTGTCCTGATCAGTGTTGGTTTCTTCCGTGAGTTATTTGGCTCGGGTAAAATCTTTGGAATGGAAGTTCTGCCGTTAGTGAATAATGGTGGTTGGTATCAACCAAACGGTTTGATGCTACTTGCACCATCTGCATTCTTCTTGATTGGCTTCTTGATTTGGGGCATCCGTGTATTCAAACCAGAACAAGTGGAAGCGAAGGAGTAA
- a CDS encoding Na(+)-translocating NADH-quinone reductase subunit C, protein MANNNDSIKKTLFVVIVLSLVCSIIVSTAAVGLRSKQQINAVLDKQEKILEVSGVDMSSGSIKELYTQYIETKLVDFKTGEFVEKTPEGQTASDYDQRAASKDQSQSLKLPTSEDPAQIRYRADYGLVYLVKKDGKIQRLILPIHGKGLWSMMYAFVAVETDGNTVDGIIYYEQGETPGLGGEVENPNWRKQFVGKKLYDENHKPAIKIVKGGAPAGSIHGVDALSGATLTSVGVQHQFDFWLGDKGFGPFLAKVRDGGLN, encoded by the coding sequence ATGGCAAACAATAACGATAGCATTAAGAAAACGTTGTTTGTTGTTATCGTATTGAGCTTAGTGTGCTCAATCATCGTTTCAACGGCAGCTGTAGGGTTGCGTAGTAAGCAACAAATAAATGCAGTTTTGGATAAGCAGGAAAAGATTCTGGAAGTTTCCGGTGTCGATATGTCATCCGGTAGTATCAAAGAACTTTACACGCAATATATCGAGACGAAACTGGTCGATTTTAAAACCGGTGAATTTGTTGAGAAGACTCCTGAAGGACAAACGGCATCTGACTATGATCAACGTGCGGCTTCAAAAGATCAATCACAGTCTCTGAAACTGCCTACATCTGAAGACCCAGCACAAATTCGTTATAGAGCGGATTATGGTTTGGTCTATCTGGTGAAGAAAGATGGCAAAATTCAGCGTTTGATTCTGCCAATTCACGGTAAGGGACTATGGTCAATGATGTATGCCTTTGTCGCAGTGGAGACAGATGGTAATACGGTTGATGGCATCATCTACTATGAGCAAGGTGAAACTCCTGGGCTTGGCGGTGAAGTTGAAAACCCAAACTGGCGTAAACAGTTTGTTGGTAAGAAGCTTTATGATGAAAATCACAAACCAGCAATTAAGATCGTCAAAGGTGGTGCACCTGCAGGATCGATACACGGCGTTGATGCACTGTCAGGTGCGACTCTGACCAGTGTTGGCGTCCAGCATCAATTTGACTTCTGGCTGGGTGATAAGGGCTTTGGTCCATTCCTGGCAAAAGTCCGTGACGGAGGTCTGAACTAA
- a CDS encoding NADH:ubiquinone reductase (Na(+)-transporting) subunit B gives MGLKKFLEDIEHHFEPGAKYEKLYALYEAAATIFYTPGTVTRKSSHVRDSVDLKRIMIMVWLAVFPAMFWGMYNAGGQAIAALNHLYQGQQLLSVIDGNWHYWFTELLGGTLMADSAGWGSKMLLGATYFLPIYLTVFIVGGFWEVLFCIVRKHEVNEGFFVTSILFALIVPPTLPLWQAALGITFGVVVGKEVFGGTGRNFLNPALAGRAFLFFAYPAQISGDVVWTAADGFSGATALSQWSQGGHSALVNNVTGATISWMDAFLGNIPGSIGEVSTLALAIGAAFIVYMGIASWRIIGGVMIGMIALSTLFNVIGSDTNAMFNMPWHWHLVLGGFAFGMFFMATDPVSASFTDKGKWAYGMLIGAMCVLIRVVNPAYPEGMMLAILFSNLFAPLFDHIVVEKNVKRRLARYGKQ, from the coding sequence ATGGGTCTTAAAAAGTTTCTTGAAGACATTGAGCATCACTTTGAACCGGGTGCCAAGTATGAGAAATTGTATGCGCTGTATGAAGCGGCTGCGACAATTTTCTATACACCAGGCACGGTGACAAGAAAAAGCTCACATGTTCGTGATAGCGTTGATCTGAAGCGCATTATGATCATGGTTTGGTTAGCAGTTTTCCCTGCAATGTTCTGGGGAATGTATAATGCTGGCGGTCAGGCAATTGCTGCATTGAATCATCTTTATCAGGGTCAACAACTGTTAAGTGTGATTGATGGCAACTGGCATTACTGGTTTACCGAACTATTGGGTGGCACCCTAATGGCCGATTCGGCTGGTTGGGGCAGTAAAATGCTGCTTGGTGCAACATATTTTCTTCCGATTTACCTGACCGTCTTCATTGTCGGTGGTTTCTGGGAAGTCTTGTTCTGTATTGTGCGGAAACATGAAGTCAACGAAGGTTTCTTTGTGACGTCAATTCTGTTTGCACTGATTGTTCCGCCAACACTGCCTCTGTGGCAGGCCGCATTAGGGATCACCTTTGGTGTTGTTGTCGGTAAAGAGGTGTTTGGTGGTACGGGGCGTAACTTCCTCAACCCAGCATTGGCTGGCCGCGCATTCCTGTTCTTTGCTTATCCTGCTCAGATCTCTGGTGATGTGGTCTGGACTGCTGCTGATGGCTTCTCTGGTGCAACGGCACTGAGTCAGTGGTCTCAAGGTGGTCATAGTGCATTGGTTAATAATGTCACAGGTGCGACTATCTCTTGGATGGATGCATTCCTTGGCAATATTCCAGGTTCGATTGGTGAAGTGTCTACATTAGCGCTTGCGATTGGTGCTGCTTTTATCGTGTACATGGGAATTGCTTCATGGCGCATCATCGGTGGTGTGATGATCGGTATGATTGCGCTTTCAACCCTGTTCAATGTGATTGGCTCAGATACCAACGCAATGTTTAATATGCCTTGGCATTGGCACCTCGTTCTTGGTGGATTTGCTTTTGGTATGTTCTTTATGGCAACAGATCCCGTTTCAGCATCGTTTACCGATAAAGGTAAATGGGCTTATGGAATGTTGATTGGAGCAATGTGTGTTTTGATTCGTGTTGTAAACCCCGCTTATCCGGAAGGGATGATGCTGGCGATTCTGTTCTCGAATCTTTTTGCACCATTATTCGACCATATTGTCGTTGAAAAGAATGTCAAACGGAGATTAGCGCGCTATGGCAAACAATAA